The following nucleotide sequence is from Candidatus Eisenbacteria bacterium.
TACATCGCTCGCGGGACGACCGTCTCTATCGCAGAGATCGGGAGATCGGAACGTTCTTCCACGAAGATCGCCGGGACTACGCCCACGCCGGAAGGATGATCGGGGATCGCCGCCGCAAGCTCCTTCTTCGCGCGCTGTTCCTGCGTCAGGCGACCGACTTCTCGGACCTTCGCCCGACGGAGGGGGAGACCCCCGACCCCTCCCTCCTTGAGGCCGGCGAGACATCCCGACATCTCGCGATCTCGGCGGCGTACGGCCGGTTCCGCTTCGCCGAGGACGAGGGGATCGACTTCTTCGACCGTGTGGAGGACATCGAGCGAGGAGCGTACGCGGCGCTCTCCGCGGGGCCGGTGTGGGGAGCGCCCGACCGCTGGCGATTCGGCGCGGAGACTCACTGGGGCACGGAGATCGGGTCGCGCCGATACGCGTCCCTCGAGGCCGCTTCCCTCGTCGAGCGTCGCGCGAGCCGTTGGGGGAAGACGACGCTCGGCGCCGGGGCCCTCTACCATCAGAAGTGGGCGGGGCGGATGTGCGTCGCCGCCCGCGCCCTCTGGGACGAGGAGTGGCGGTCGGAAGCGGGGCGCGAGCTCTTCGCGGACGGGCCGGCCGGCCTCCGGGGGCGCGGCGATCGGGGCGACGCGGGAACGCGCCGCGTGTTGTTCAACTTCGAGAACCGGGTGGACACCGGCCTCCGGTTTCTCACGGTCGCCTTCGGCGCCGCCCTCTTCTTCGACGCGGGGGGCGCGTGGGACGCGGACGAACCGGTCCGCTTCCGCGATCTGGGTTCTTCCGTCGGGGCGGGCCTCCGGCTCGGCCTGACGAAGTCGCAGGACGGGCGTACCTACCGAATCGACCTCGCCCGGAACCTGGAGGACGGCTCGTTCCGCGTCGATATCGGTCTCGGCCACCTCTTCCTCGTCGGGAGACCCTTCGCGGAGTTCACCCGTCCTTTCCGCCTCTAGGCTGTCCAGGTACACGAGCCAGGCACACGGGCCAGGAACTCGCTGGGCCCTCCTTGGACAAGAAAGCGGATCCTCAAGGAATCGCGCGGTCGTTTCGATAAGGGGTGGGGGGCGGAAGCGCCGCCCCGGGTCGAACACGGCTCGCGAGGAGCGCCCGTGCGGAGCGGCCGGCGCGCGCGGAGTTGACGCGCGGCGCGGAAGAGTCGCCGCTGCGTGGCGCGGGGCGCGGGTATCGAGGAGAGGATCGACATGGAGCCGAGGCAACCCCGAAAGAAGGGAATTTCTCCGGGCGAGCTGCTCATCGTTCTGGCGATCATCGCGATCACCGCGGTGGTCGTCTTGCTCAACTTCGCGAGCACGCACTCTCGCTCGAAGGAAGCGGCTCTCGAGGAGAACATCAGCCTGCTTCGCGAGGCTCTCGACCTCTACCGCGAGGATCACGGCTGGTATCCCTGCGATCCGGAAAGAGACTGGAACCGCGTGGGAGACGGCGAGACGTTCAAGCAACAACTCACACGGTACACGAACGCGCACGGCGAACCGTCCGCCGAGAGGAATCGCGACTTCCGCTTTGGTCCATACTTGAGGTCGTGGCCGCTCGAGCCGATTTCCGGGAGCGCCGAGGTCACGATCGACCGAACCCACCGGAGGATCTTCGACCGGATGGCGGATCACGTCTCGGTTGGGCGGGGGAGCGGGGGGTGGCATTACGAGCCGCGTTCGGGGAACATCTGCGCGAACCTGGGAAACGAGTACCCGGTGGAATACGCTCACTACTAACCCGGCGACACCGGCAAGCGCCTTGACACGACTTCCCGCCCTCGACTAACTTACTTTCGTGAATGAAGATCCCCCCGGTCCTTCCGGGTCGGGGGTTTTCTGCCTACCGCCGGGGCGGGGTGCGTCCGGGCGAGCCCCGAGCATGAAAGGCGTTTTCGGTGACGGAGGCATCAACCGCCGCGCGGCGGCTTCGCGATCTCGAGCGAACCGTTGCGGAAATGGAATCGGCGCTCATCGCCTTCTCGGGGGGTGCCGACAGCGCTCTTCTGGTCCGGGTCGCCCACGATGTTCTCGGCGAGGGAGCGGTCGCCCTCACCGCGGTTTCGCCGTCCCTTCCGCGCGATGAGCTCGAGGAGAGCCGGCGCTTCGCCCAGGCGGTCGGAATTCGCCATCTTCTCGTCCCCTCGCGCGAGATGGAGAACCCCGACTACGTCGGCAACCCGGTCGATCGCTGCTACCACTGCAAGAGCGAGCTCTTCCGTCTGTGCCGCGCCGAGGCAGACCGGCTCGGGCTCCGCTGGGTGGCGGAGGGGAGCCAACGGGACGACCTTGGGGATTTCCGCCCGGGGCGGCGCGCCGCGGAAGAGCAAGGCGTGCGATCCCCGCTGATCGAGGCCGGGCTCGGGAAGACGGACGTTCGCGAGATCTCGCGGCTTCTCGATCTCGCGACCTGGGACAAACCGGCGATG
It contains:
- a CDS encoding type II secretion system protein; this translates as MEPRQPRKKGISPGELLIVLAIIAITAVVVLLNFASTHSRSKEAALEENISLLREALDLYREDHGWYPCDPERDWNRVGDGETFKQQLTRYTNAHGEPSAERNRDFRFGPYLRSWPLEPISGSAEVTIDRTHRRIFDRMADHVSVGRGSGGWHYEPRSGNICANLGNEYPVEYAHY
- the larE gene encoding ATP-dependent sacrificial sulfur transferase LarE, yielding MESALIAFSGGADSALLVRVAHDVLGEGAVALTAVSPSLPRDELEESRRFAQAVGIRHLLVPSREMENPDYVGNPVDRCYHCKSELFRLCRAEADRLGLRWVAEGSQRDDLGDFRPGRRAAEEQGVRSPLIEAGLGKTDVREISRLLDLATWDKPAMACLASRFPAGTPITEEGLRRVEVCERFLRENGFRVVRVRLEGEGARVELDPKEIERLASGEMRGRFLALCKENGFARVALDLEGYRPAGKEAARAGLA